A portion of the Leptospira wolbachii serovar Codice str. CDC genome contains these proteins:
- a CDS encoding SDR family oxidoreductase: MKQTILVTGASSGIGLLIANKLHESGHRVIGTSRNPEKHSSKLPFQLLELDISSDSSIESFTKKLFSHIDKLDVLINNAGYLVTGLAEETPIELGREQFETNFWGTVKFTNQLLPHFRKQKQGKIITVGSFLGLIGLPNVAYYSASKHSLEGYFKVLRFELSGFNIKVSMVEPMAFKTNIGTSAVASKVIIQDYDLFRKQTAAFSNEAFANSPSPEPVVDTVIKIIDKKNPKFNFPVGRGASLILTLQHFAYKVFENSILKKINKTK, translated from the coding sequence ATGAAACAAACAATTTTAGTAACAGGCGCATCCTCAGGTATCGGACTTCTCATCGCCAACAAACTTCACGAAAGCGGACATAGAGTGATCGGCACAAGCCGTAATCCAGAAAAACATAGCTCAAAATTACCCTTCCAATTATTAGAACTGGATATTTCTTCCGATAGTTCCATCGAATCCTTCACTAAGAAACTATTCAGTCACATTGATAAACTAGATGTTCTGATCAATAATGCAGGATATTTGGTAACAGGGCTTGCCGAAGAAACACCGATTGAATTAGGAAGAGAACAATTTGAAACCAATTTTTGGGGAACAGTAAAATTCACCAACCAACTCCTACCTCATTTTAGAAAACAGAAACAGGGAAAAATCATTACAGTTGGATCCTTTTTAGGGCTTATCGGACTTCCTAATGTTGCATACTACTCAGCCTCAAAACATTCTTTGGAAGGTTATTTTAAGGTACTAAGGTTTGAATTAAGTGGATTCAATATCAAAGTCAGTATGGTCGAACCGATGGCTTTCAAAACAAATATTGGAACTAGCGCTGTCGCGTCAAAAGTAATCATACAGGATTATGATCTATTTCGAAAACAGACAGCTGCCTTCTCCAATGAAGCGTTTGCCAATTCCCCTTCTCCGGAACCGGTCGTCGATACAGTAATCAAAATCATTGATAAAAAAAATCCAAAATTCAATTTCCCTGTAGGCAGAGGGGCTTCTTTGATTCTCACTTTGCAACACTTCGCATATAAAGTTTTTGAAAATTCGATTTTGAAAAAAATAAACAAAACAAAATAG
- a CDS encoding alanine racemase: MFQIRKFRFSIILIAVITFVYVIRPKDEGSAYSEYFSKINKELKENGFGKPVVLLDLDRLDENLTTLSKNIPPPLHYRIVVKSLPSLDLLRHITKSTKTNRLMVFHSGDLVMLLADPEFSSYDILLGKPMPLRALEEIYRKTKADKFQKIHWLVDTENRLTQYLEFAKTKNIKLHIVLEIDVGLHRGGFTQSKETNHVLGIISSHQNFLNFDGFMGYEPHVASVPSLLGDKNKAIEKAILSSLFVYEEFVTSGKQSFPSLFAKELLLNGAGSKTYRFYQKNNKIVNDVSVGSALVMPTDFDVSTLAEHKPAFFIAAPVLKRLEGTTIPFLESISFLFPLWNPNLQVTYFTYGGAYLAKKESPAGLFDNSLYGASTNQGILNGSRKTDLQPDDYVFYRPSQSEKVMAEMGEVVLLRKGKIIGTWKCFIN; this comes from the coding sequence ATGTTTCAAATTCGTAAGTTTCGTTTCAGTATAATCCTGATCGCCGTCATAACTTTTGTGTATGTAATTAGACCCAAAGACGAAGGATCAGCATACAGCGAATATTTTTCCAAAATCAACAAAGAACTAAAAGAGAACGGTTTTGGAAAACCTGTTGTGCTGTTGGATTTGGATCGGTTGGATGAAAACTTAACCACACTTTCCAAAAACATTCCACCGCCACTTCATTATCGAATTGTTGTGAAATCTCTTCCCTCTCTAGATCTTCTCCGCCACATTACTAAATCTACCAAAACCAATCGGCTTATGGTTTTCCATTCTGGTGACCTCGTGATGTTACTTGCTGATCCAGAATTTTCTTCCTATGATATTCTTTTAGGAAAACCTATGCCTCTGCGGGCGTTAGAGGAGATCTACAGAAAAACAAAAGCAGATAAGTTTCAAAAGATTCATTGGTTGGTGGATACAGAAAATAGGCTTACCCAATACCTAGAATTTGCTAAAACAAAGAATATAAAGTTACATATAGTTTTGGAAATTGATGTTGGCCTTCATCGTGGTGGATTTACGCAATCCAAAGAAACAAATCATGTTCTTGGCATCATTTCAAGCCATCAGAATTTTTTGAACTTTGATGGTTTTATGGGATACGAGCCACATGTGGCTTCTGTTCCGAGCCTGTTAGGTGATAAAAACAAAGCTATTGAAAAAGCGATTTTATCTTCTTTATTTGTGTATGAGGAGTTTGTCACTTCAGGAAAACAATCCTTTCCTTCTTTATTTGCAAAAGAATTACTTCTGAATGGTGCTGGAAGTAAAACCTATCGTTTCTATCAAAAGAATAACAAAATAGTGAATGATGTCTCTGTAGGTTCGGCTCTGGTTATGCCCACTGATTTTGATGTAAGTACACTTGCGGAACACAAACCAGCATTTTTTATTGCAGCTCCGGTTTTGAAACGTTTAGAAGGAACCACGATTCCTTTTTTAGAATCGATTTCCTTTTTATTTCCCTTATGGAATCCTAATCTTCAGGTTACCTATTTTACTTATGGCGGAGCTTATCTTGCAAAGAAAGAATCACCTGCCGGACTTTTTGATAATAGCCTGTATGGTGCAAGTACAAACCAAGGAATTTTGAACGGCAGCCGAAAGACAGACTTACAACCTGATGATTATGTTTTTTATCGTCCCTCACAGAGTGAAAAGGTGATGGCCGAGATGGGGGAAGTGGTTCTTTTGCGAAAGGGAAAAATCATTGGAACTTGGAAGTGTTTTATCAATTAG